One part of the Flavobacterium johnsoniae UW101 genome encodes these proteins:
- a CDS encoding helix-turn-helix domain-containing protein has translation MDQLKLEHVTQYNQLKGVGTQHPLVSIFDNSNSNPLPNNTRLHFGFYAIFLKAGNCGELKYGRNNYDYDDGTMVFVAPGQVLEVSNTDNYKSTGLTLLFHPDFIKGTALFKNINQYSFFSYDSHEALHLSLKEQEIIKDLFNKLEYELSQSIDKHSKNIISNTIELLLNHCVRFYDRQFITRENINSDILSKFENCLNDYFHSQNAQDSGLPSVGYFADLLHLSPNYFGDLIKKETGKSAQEHIQLKLINLAKERIFDTEKSVSQIAFELGFKYPQHFNRMFKKNTGYTPIEYRNLN, from the coding sequence ATGGACCAACTAAAACTTGAACACGTTACACAATACAATCAGTTAAAAGGTGTTGGAACTCAGCATCCTTTAGTAAGTATTTTTGATAATTCTAATAGTAATCCGTTACCCAATAATACCCGTCTGCATTTTGGTTTTTATGCTATATTTTTAAAAGCCGGAAATTGCGGCGAATTAAAATACGGTCGTAATAATTATGACTATGATGACGGCACAATGGTTTTTGTTGCTCCCGGTCAGGTTCTGGAAGTAAGCAATACTGATAATTATAAATCTACAGGCTTAACATTGCTTTTTCATCCTGATTTTATAAAAGGAACTGCCTTGTTTAAAAATATAAATCAATATTCGTTCTTTTCTTATGACTCGCACGAAGCGCTCCATTTGTCTTTAAAAGAACAGGAAATTATAAAAGATTTATTCAACAAATTAGAATACGAGTTAAGCCAGTCTATTGACAAACACAGCAAAAATATTATCAGCAATACTATAGAACTGCTTTTAAATCATTGTGTACGTTTTTATGACAGACAATTCATTACCCGTGAAAACATCAATTCTGATATTTTATCAAAATTTGAAAACTGCTTAAATGATTATTTCCATTCTCAAAATGCACAAGATTCTGGACTTCCTTCTGTTGGATATTTTGCAGATCTTTTACATCTTTCACCCAATTATTTTGGAGATTTAATAAAAAAAGAAACTGGGAAATCGGCTCAGGAACACATTCAGTTAAAATTAATAAATCTGGCAAAAGAACGAATTTTTGATACCGAAAAATCAGTCAGCCAGATTGCTTTTGAATTAGGATTTAAATATCCGCAGCACTTTAACCGCATGTTTAAAAAGAATACCGGTTATACACCAATCGAATATAGAAACCTAAACTAA
- a CDS encoding Na+/H+ antiporter, whose translation MLDNFPFYLGLLIVILLLIMLANKIKVAYPVLLVLAGLLISFIPGVPSINIEPELIFFIFLPPLLYEAAWTISWKELWRWRRIITSFAFIVVFVSALSVALVANYFIPGFSLALGFVLGGIVSPPDAVSAGAILKFVKVPKTMSSILEGESLLNDASSLIIFRFAMIAVATEQFIFYKAALSFSWMVFGGAGIGLLIGWLFMKAHKYLPTDANSDIVLSLLTPYIIYLAAEEVHSSGVLAVVSCGLLLSNNRHRFLNSRSRIQGVNVWESLCFILNGLVFMLIGLDLPQITKGLEETTLLTAIGYGVLITVVLIISRLISAYGAVIVTLIARNFITVADNRHPGYKTPFILGWTGMRGVVSLAAALSIPVYLDNGNGFPQRNLILFITFIVILLTLLIQGLTLPYFIKKIKLPNIYDPVPREEAHHQIRQELAEFALLYLKTNYQDHAENNTSLQHLIQKWEQHIKGIDDESISQELKNIYRDLLDQQRQWLLNRNKEDKTLDEAIIRRQMYYLDIEEEKLRYL comes from the coding sequence ATGCTGGATAACTTCCCTTTCTACCTTGGTCTGTTAATTGTTATTTTACTGCTCATTATGCTGGCCAATAAAATAAAAGTAGCTTATCCTGTACTTCTGGTACTTGCAGGATTGTTAATCAGTTTTATTCCGGGTGTACCTTCAATCAACATCGAACCAGAGCTCATCTTCTTTATTTTTCTTCCGCCATTATTATATGAAGCTGCCTGGACAATTTCATGGAAAGAATTGTGGCGCTGGAGACGTATTATAACGAGTTTTGCTTTTATCGTTGTTTTTGTTTCAGCACTTTCTGTTGCGCTGGTTGCGAATTATTTTATTCCGGGCTTTTCATTGGCATTAGGTTTTGTTTTAGGAGGAATTGTTTCTCCTCCAGATGCTGTAAGTGCCGGTGCAATTTTAAAATTTGTCAAAGTACCCAAAACCATGTCGTCGATTTTAGAAGGCGAGAGTTTATTAAATGATGCCTCTTCCCTTATTATTTTCAGATTTGCCATGATTGCCGTTGCAACAGAACAATTTATATTTTATAAAGCGGCATTAAGTTTCAGCTGGATGGTTTTTGGCGGCGCTGGTATTGGTTTATTAATAGGATGGCTGTTTATGAAAGCACATAAATATCTGCCAACCGATGCCAACAGCGATATTGTTTTATCATTGTTAACGCCTTATATTATTTATCTCGCAGCCGAAGAAGTTCATAGTTCAGGAGTACTGGCTGTAGTAAGCTGCGGTTTACTTTTGTCTAATAACCGACACCGTTTTTTAAACAGCAGATCGCGTATACAAGGCGTAAATGTGTGGGAAAGTCTCTGTTTTATACTAAACGGATTGGTCTTTATGCTGATTGGATTAGATTTGCCTCAAATTACTAAAGGACTGGAAGAAACTACGCTTTTAACAGCAATAGGTTATGGCGTTCTGATTACGGTTGTTTTAATTATTAGCAGGCTCATATCTGCTTATGGTGCCGTAATTGTAACACTTATCGCCCGAAATTTTATTACTGTAGCAGACAATAGACATCCCGGTTATAAAACGCCTTTTATATTAGGCTGGACCGGAATGCGCGGTGTTGTTTCATTAGCAGCAGCATTATCTATTCCGGTTTATCTGGACAATGGCAACGGATTTCCGCAGCGAAACCTCATCTTGTTTATCACCTTTATCGTTATTCTTTTAACCTTATTGATTCAGGGATTGACGCTTCCGTATTTTATCAAAAAAATCAAACTTCCAAACATCTACGATCCTGTTCCCCGCGAAGAAGCGCATCACCAGATACGACAAGAATTGGCTGAATTTGCGTTACTTTACTTAAAAACCAATTATCAAGATCATGCCGAAAACAATACTTCATTACAGCATCTTATTCAAAAATGGGAACAGCATATTAAAGGAATTGATGATGAATCCATAAGTCAGGAACTCAAAAATATTTATCGGGATTTATTAGACCAGCAGAGACAATGGCTTTTAAATAGAAATAAAGAAGACAAAACTTTAGACGAAGCTATTATACGCAGACAAATGTATTATCTTGATATTGAAGAAGAAAAACTGCGATATCTTTAA
- a CDS encoding glycoside hydrolase family 130 protein, producing MRVSVVRKSIKFTPDSRRVVARYFMNGYDRTQQMVLRIMTLDEKQVSETLEQTLREFARRHRNISAVFFRHCEKIRPIIEAMQVDYEAMTLNRKMLIGSYCTMEYAIESAAIFNPSIVEDFDQSGLEAGEKRVIISFRATGEGHISSIVFRRGILDRDNNLQIMKIGHHIDKAEIEHKTLFNKERFLTKLIEMHTQDKYIDQIMQDLPEEFEFAILKNTLKTALSDPAIRQERRTALEEILWLANSFYDLQFKHDSDITERVIFPISDSESRGIEDARFVRFVDDDDSVRIMATYTAYNGHAILPKLISTEDFYSFRVMPLHGEGAQNKNLALFPRKIKGKYAMLARIDGVNNYIMYSNRVTQWNTPVLLQQPRYTWELTQIGNCGSPLWTEEGWLVITHGVGTMRRYCIGASLFDLDDPSKEIGRLSEPLLSPLEDEREGYVPNVVYSCGAIIHNNSLILPYAVSDYSSTYGVVDMVELLDALKKSK from the coding sequence ATGCGAGTATCCGTTGTTCGAAAAAGTATAAAATTTACCCCAGATTCCAGAAGAGTTGTAGCCCGATATTTTATGAATGGTTATGACCGAACCCAGCAGATGGTGCTTCGGATAATGACGCTGGATGAAAAACAAGTTTCAGAAACCTTAGAACAAACACTTCGGGAATTTGCCAGACGCCACAGAAATATTTCGGCGGTATTTTTTAGACACTGCGAAAAAATAAGACCCATAATCGAAGCTATGCAGGTTGACTATGAGGCCATGACGCTAAATCGAAAAATGCTTATTGGTTCTTATTGCACAATGGAATATGCGATAGAATCAGCCGCTATTTTTAATCCTTCGATTGTAGAAGATTTTGATCAGTCGGGTTTAGAAGCGGGTGAAAAACGTGTAATAATTTCTTTCCGCGCCACTGGTGAAGGACATATTTCTTCTATTGTTTTTAGAAGAGGAATTCTGGACAGAGACAACAATCTTCAGATAATGAAAATTGGTCATCATATTGATAAGGCCGAAATTGAACATAAAACTTTATTCAATAAAGAGCGATTTCTCACCAAGCTCATTGAAATGCATACGCAGGACAAATACATTGATCAGATTATGCAGGATCTGCCGGAGGAATTTGAATTTGCAATTTTAAAAAACACATTAAAAACAGCTTTAAGTGATCCTGCAATTCGTCAGGAAAGAAGAACTGCTCTCGAAGAAATACTCTGGCTTGCCAACTCTTTTTATGATTTACAATTCAAACACGATTCTGATATTACAGAACGTGTCATTTTTCCAATATCAGATTCTGAAAGCCGTGGAATTGAAGATGCCCGTTTTGTGCGTTTTGTAGACGACGACGATTCTGTTCGCATTATGGCTACATACACGGCATATAATGGTCACGCGATATTGCCCAAATTAATTTCTACTGAGGATTTTTATTCTTTTAGAGTTATGCCTCTACATGGAGAAGGTGCTCAAAATAAAAACCTGGCTTTATTTCCGAGAAAAATAAAAGGAAAATATGCCATGCTTGCCCGAATTGACGGTGTAAACAATTACATTATGTATTCCAACAGAGTTACACAATGGAACACTCCTGTTTTATTGCAGCAGCCGCGTTACACCTGGGAACTCACACAAATAGGAAATTGCGGATCACCGCTCTGGACCGAAGAAGGCTGGCTTGTTATTACACATGGTGTAGGTACAATGCGACGTTATTGCATTGGTGCATCACTTTTTGATCTTGATGATCCGTCAAAAGAAATTGGAAGACTTAGCGAACCTTTACTTTCTCCATTGGAAGATGAACGAGAAGGTTATGTCCCAAATGTTGTGTATTCCTGCGGAGCCATTATTCACAACAATAGTCTAATCCTGCCTTATGCAGTTTCTGATTATTCTTCGACTTATGGTGTGGTTGATATGGTTGAATTATTGGATGCTTTGAAGAAAAGTAAATAA
- a CDS encoding response regulator transcription factor: MSKVSIEDQLTSTLLQQTFLDGEVLDIEEYKKSVVSYVEIEQCVAVLSDFQADCSYIYAGNFGEFFGLSSENLIIDSAFEDCIFNKINSDDVTERHALELQYIQFLKNLPGEEYRKYSTFSRLRTSDSQNVNYINHRTMYLKKSSNGSIWLALCLYSPSGNLQTSTGIDGRIVNMQTGETIASEKYKSLSETLLSKRELEILKLAAKGNNSGQIAGFLNISVYTVRRHRQNIIQKMQVSNTTEALRTALVMGLIQV, encoded by the coding sequence ATGTCCAAAGTTTCCATCGAAGATCAGTTAACCTCAACTTTGTTACAGCAAACCTTTCTGGATGGAGAAGTTTTAGACATAGAAGAATATAAAAAATCGGTTGTTTCTTATGTCGAAATCGAACAATGTGTAGCCGTGCTTTCTGATTTTCAGGCAGACTGCAGTTATATTTATGCAGGCAATTTTGGAGAATTTTTTGGACTCTCTTCAGAAAATTTAATAATCGATTCAGCTTTTGAAGACTGCATTTTTAATAAAATAAATTCTGATGATGTAACCGAACGTCATGCTTTGGAACTTCAGTATATACAATTTCTTAAAAATTTACCCGGAGAAGAATATAGAAAATACAGTACTTTCAGCCGTTTAAGAACTTCTGATTCTCAAAACGTGAATTACATTAATCACCGCACCATGTATCTTAAAAAATCATCAAACGGGAGTATCTGGCTTGCATTGTGTTTGTATTCGCCTTCCGGCAATTTACAAACCAGTACCGGAATCGACGGCAGAATTGTAAACATGCAGACAGGCGAAACGATTGCTTCTGAAAAATACAAATCTCTTTCCGAAACGTTACTTTCGAAAAGAGAATTGGAAATTTTAAAACTTGCTGCAAAAGGAAACAACAGCGGTCAAATTGCCGGATTTCTAAACATATCAGTTTATACCGTTCGGCGCCACAGACAGAATATCATCCAGAAAATGCAGGTTTCTAATACAACCGAAGCTTTACGAACGGCTCTTGTTATGGGACTGATTCAAGTTTAA
- a CDS encoding DUF1349 domain-containing protein, giving the protein MKTKFITCLVLFGIIIFSSCNNSSKENKTEEKTTEKISDSAFVRGNPCDIKLEKIHFTKSINGADTLAKVDEKKNIQFHVGEKKDYFSDPNNKLSSNTAPILLSKIDNTKPFTITAKVSPEFTESGLYNAGVLYLYVNDSFYQKFCFEQDERGNHRIVTVRTIGTSDDNNHDVVKGKTVYMKISSDTQTVASYYSLDNKTWQMVRLYKNNYPAELWGGISAQCPVDKGTTSYFEEISLEQKSVKDFRLGI; this is encoded by the coding sequence ATGAAAACTAAATTTATTACCTGCCTCGTTCTCTTTGGAATTATAATCTTTTCAAGCTGCAACAATTCTTCAAAAGAAAATAAAACTGAAGAAAAAACCACTGAAAAAATTTCAGATTCTGCTTTTGTTCGAGGTAATCCGTGCGATATAAAACTAGAGAAAATTCATTTTACAAAATCTATTAATGGTGCCGATACTCTGGCAAAAGTTGATGAGAAAAAGAATATCCAGTTTCATGTGGGCGAGAAAAAAGATTATTTTTCAGATCCAAACAACAAACTTTCAAGCAATACCGCTCCTATTCTTTTATCTAAAATAGACAATACTAAACCTTTTACGATTACAGCAAAAGTAAGTCCCGAATTTACAGAAAGCGGTTTGTACAATGCAGGTGTTTTGTATTTGTATGTAAATGACAGCTTTTATCAGAAATTTTGTTTTGAGCAGGACGAAAGAGGAAATCACAGAATCGTAACAGTTCGAACCATAGGAACTTCAGACGATAACAATCATGATGTGGTAAAAGGCAAAACAGTTTATATGAAAATATCATCAGATACGCAGACGGTTGCCAGTTATTATTCTCTTGACAACAAAACCTGGCAGATGGTTCGTTTGTACAAAAACAATTATCCGGCAGAACTTTGGGGCGGAATCAGCGCGCAGTGTCCAGTAGATAAAGGAACTACAAGTTATTTTGAAGAAATAAGTTTAGAACAGAAAAGTGTAAAAGATTTTCGTTTGGGGATTTAA
- a CDS encoding TIGR03915 family putative DNA repair protein, translating to MTQVIYDSTFEGWLTAVFEIYELKLADVVFAKNEVSNALLFSETYFVTTDISKANRVLHGLKQRLSPEGFDNIYRAFLSDLDKIEETLFQFVKYIFASSVNIEDDLANTFVLDVQRAAHLTGKESHRMKAFVRFKLTKDNLYYAIVEPDCDVLPLIEKHFKNRYADQRWLIYDSKRKYGIYYDLEDTSTVQLQFNAESTSSKFLAEICDDNEEFFQNLWRQYFSSVNIESRKNTKLHLQHMPKRYWKNLTEKIPNLK from the coding sequence ATGACACAAGTAATTTACGATAGTACTTTTGAAGGCTGGCTGACGGCAGTATTCGAAATTTATGAATTAAAACTCGCAGATGTTGTTTTTGCTAAAAATGAAGTTTCGAATGCTTTACTTTTTTCAGAGACGTATTTTGTGACAACTGATATCAGTAAAGCAAATCGTGTTTTACACGGATTAAAACAGCGTCTTTCTCCGGAAGGTTTTGATAATATTTACAGAGCATTTTTATCTGATTTGGATAAAATAGAAGAAACCTTATTTCAATTTGTAAAATATATATTTGCCAGCTCTGTTAATATTGAAGATGATTTGGCAAATACTTTTGTTTTGGATGTTCAAAGAGCGGCACATTTAACCGGAAAAGAAAGCCATCGCATGAAAGCTTTTGTCCGCTTTAAACTCACAAAAGACAATTTGTATTATGCCATAGTAGAACCAGATTGCGATGTGCTGCCTTTAATAGAAAAACATTTTAAAAACCGTTATGCCGATCAGCGCTGGCTGATATATGACTCAAAACGCAAATACGGAATTTACTATGATCTTGAAGATACCTCAACCGTGCAGCTTCAATTTAATGCTGAATCAACCTCATCGAAGTTTTTAGCCGAAATATGTGATGACAACGAAGAGTTTTTTCAAAATCTTTGGAGACAGTATTTCAGCAGTGTAAATATTGAATCCAGAAAAAATACCAAACTGCATTTACAGCACATGCCAAAACGATATTGGAAGAATTTAACTGAGAAAATTCCAAATCTAAAATAA
- a CDS encoding putative DNA modification/repair radical SAM protein: MVQERVMEKLAILADAAKYDVSCSSSNSSRKNKDKGLGDASGNGICHAYTEDGRCVSLLKILLTNHCIFDCAYCVSRKSNDIKRAAFTVQEVVDLTIGFYRRNYIEGLFLSSGIFDNPDYTMERLVRIVKKLRLEENFNGYIHLKAIPGASPELLKEAGLYADRLSVNVEMPTEQSLKLLAPDKNHVDVIKPMEYLKNEIIGYKEEKKQNYKAPLFAPAGQSTQMVIGATQENDMEILGMANYFYEQMNMKRVYYSGYVPISYDNRLPAIGTPVPMIRENRLYQADWLIRFYGFHVNEMVGFDQPNLDLDIDPKLGWALRNLNQFPVDINTADLELILRIPGIGVLSAKKIVAARKFKKLQPEDLQKLGISYSRSKYFLAFAAPFQLQRDLTSIQIKEHILNSQKSKYKNDFSNQLALF, from the coding sequence ATGGTACAGGAAAGAGTGATGGAGAAATTGGCAATTTTAGCCGATGCTGCAAAATACGATGTTTCGTGTTCTTCAAGTAACAGCAGCAGAAAAAATAAGGATAAAGGTTTAGGAGATGCTTCCGGAAACGGAATTTGCCATGCGTATACAGAAGACGGACGCTGTGTTTCGCTTCTTAAAATATTGCTCACCAATCATTGCATTTTTGATTGTGCTTATTGCGTCAGCAGAAAAAGCAACGACATTAAACGCGCCGCTTTTACGGTTCAGGAAGTGGTCGATTTAACGATAGGTTTTTACCGAAGAAATTATATTGAAGGTTTATTCCTGAGTTCGGGTATTTTTGATAATCCCGATTATACAATGGAACGTTTGGTTAGAATTGTCAAGAAACTGCGGTTAGAAGAAAACTTTAACGGATACATTCATTTAAAAGCAATTCCGGGTGCGAGTCCGGAATTGTTGAAAGAAGCTGGATTATATGCCGACCGTTTAAGTGTAAATGTTGAAATGCCAACTGAGCAAAGTCTTAAATTATTGGCTCCGGATAAAAATCATGTTGATGTTATCAAACCAATGGAATATCTGAAAAATGAAATTATAGGTTATAAAGAAGAAAAAAAGCAAAACTACAAAGCACCTCTTTTTGCTCCGGCGGGTCAAAGTACTCAAATGGTTATTGGTGCGACCCAAGAAAATGATATGGAAATTTTGGGCATGGCCAATTATTTTTACGAACAAATGAACATGAAACGGGTCTATTATTCGGGATATGTGCCTATAAGTTACGACAACAGACTTCCGGCAATTGGAACTCCCGTGCCTATGATTCGCGAAAACAGATTGTATCAGGCCGATTGGTTGATTCGGTTTTACGGATTTCACGTCAATGAAATGGTAGGTTTTGACCAGCCGAACCTTGATTTGGATATAGATCCAAAATTGGGCTGGGCTTTGCGAAACTTAAATCAATTTCCGGTTGATATAAATACAGCCGATTTAGAATTGATTCTCAGAATTCCCGGAATTGGTGTTTTGAGTGCCAAAAAAATTGTTGCAGCTCGAAAATTTAAAAAGCTGCAACCAGAAGATTTACAAAAATTAGGAATCTCTTACAGCAGGTCAAAATACTTTCTGGCTTTTGCAGCGCCGTTTCAGTTACAAAGAGACCTGACCTCAATTCAAATAAAAGAACACATTTTAAATTCGCAGAAAAGTAAATACAAAAATGATTTCTCAAATCAATTAGCTTTGTTTTAA
- a CDS encoding DUF6642 family protein produces the protein MDNEKFIFCLEGVQDVDTVTTTDVVKNLEEIAFNQGISSIYKTCDTIEGLEESLNTLLYDDHNFKDYEIIYLVMPGQENNICLHDYYYSIEEIAELFEGKMKGKIIHFANKKRLDLNDEEAQYFLDITGARAISGYGSTYNKIASCSTIDKAFFSLYQENDDLTEVVEDLYQKHYALCKLLDFRLYY, from the coding sequence ATGGATAATGAAAAATTTATTTTCTGCCTCGAAGGCGTTCAGGACGTAGATACCGTTACAACTACTGATGTGGTTAAAAATCTGGAAGAAATTGCTTTTAATCAGGGAATTTCGAGCATCTATAAAACCTGTGATACTATTGAGGGTTTAGAAGAAAGTTTAAATACTTTATTATATGATGATCATAATTTTAAGGATTATGAAATCATTTATCTGGTAATGCCGGGACAGGAAAACAACATCTGTCTTCATGATTATTATTACAGCATTGAAGAAATAGCCGAACTTTTTGAAGGGAAAATGAAAGGAAAAATTATTCATTTTGCCAATAAAAAAAGATTAGACCTTAACGACGAAGAAGCACAATATTTTCTTGATATTACTGGTGCCCGCGCCATTTCGGGATATGGTTCTACCTATAATAAAATTGCCAGCTGCAGTACAATCGATAAAGCGTTTTTCAGCTTATATCAGGAAAATGACGATTTGACTGAAGTTGTAGAAGATTTGTACCAAAAGCATTATGCTCTTTGTAAATTACTTGATTTTAGATTGTATTATTAA
- a CDS encoding AraC family transcriptional regulator, with translation MKTKTIEKIKTYNASGFREKFLGEDNPIHLLFKSNSDHFFCLEIEEIMQMQHPVPPCKHSCHTLIFISSGQHVMKLGYQEYTTIDNEIIVVPAGQIFSLENVNNIHKGYICQFHPDILIRKYGSREMINEFDFMKISGNPKITLAPKDVPHITAILSRLEKEYSETSTANLNIVQSYLITLFYEMNKNSVKSSKNISAAEVITNKFKELIHQNIKTHHLVHYYASLLNVTPNHLNKSVRTVTGKSATKWIDETILLEAKYLLFQTTLSVSEIAVQVGHEDQSYFSRFFKKHEGITPIQYRKMIDKS, from the coding sequence ATGAAGACAAAGACAATTGAAAAAATAAAGACTTATAATGCCTCAGGATTTCGGGAGAAGTTCCTTGGAGAGGATAATCCTATTCATTTGCTTTTTAAATCAAATTCTGATCATTTTTTCTGTTTGGAGATTGAAGAAATAATGCAGATGCAACATCCGGTACCGCCTTGTAAACATTCCTGCCATACTTTAATTTTTATTTCTTCGGGCCAGCATGTCATGAAATTGGGGTATCAGGAATATACCACTATAGATAACGAAATAATTGTGGTTCCCGCTGGTCAGATTTTTTCTCTTGAAAATGTTAATAACATACATAAAGGCTATATCTGCCAGTTTCACCCTGATATTTTAATTAGAAAATACGGAAGCCGTGAAATGATTAATGAATTTGATTTCATGAAAATTTCAGGCAATCCAAAAATTACTCTGGCTCCAAAAGATGTTCCGCACATAACGGCTATTTTAAGCCGGCTTGAAAAAGAATATTCTGAAACTTCGACAGCAAACCTAAATATTGTGCAGTCGTATTTAATTACGCTGTTTTATGAAATGAATAAAAACTCGGTTAAGAGTTCAAAAAATATTTCTGCGGCAGAAGTTATTACCAATAAGTTCAAAGAGTTGATTCACCAAAATATTAAAACACATCATTTGGTTCATTATTATGCATCATTATTGAATGTTACGCCTAACCATTTGAATAAATCTGTTAGAACGGTTACAGGAAAATCGGCCACAAAATGGATTGATGAAACCATATTATTAGAAGCCAAATATTTACTCTTTCAAACCACACTTTCTGTAAGTGAAATCGCAGTACAAGTAGGTCATGAAGACCAATCGTACTTTAGCCGTTTTTTTAAGAAACATGAAGGAATTACACCAATTCAGTACAGAAAAATGATTGATAAGTCCTAA